The Diospyros lotus cultivar Yz01 chromosome 15, ASM1463336v1, whole genome shotgun sequence genome has a window encoding:
- the LOC127791417 gene encoding glutamate receptor 2.8-like, translated as MLMNILCVLAMAVWLPSLEGLANSNDNNAEMNVTETNRVLGGSVGAILDYSSRIGKEEKVAMEMAREDFYSRTNRSIILQLENSHGDPIQAALAATHLINTQNVEAILGPRTWEEASLVAEIGSISHVPILSFADSPPWATMKWPFLIQAYPSQHAQMRAVASIIQSWGWQRVVVIYEDNDSSTNGLIPYLHQSLLEVGAQISQFVAVPAFASSSLSQELDKLKSGQCRVFVVHTSLALAIQLFEKATKTGMMEQGYVWITTDAITNLVHVINSTGISSMQGVLGVRSYSSETRPSFHDFSTRFMRKFRTENPEENNYEPGIFALQAYDATMAVAMAMIEGKVKGQKLMDKILLSDFDGLSGKVSFSGRKLPPASSFQIINIFGKGYKEHGFWTDNGLGFSRTTDKGATYNNSMENLGHVYWPGEPSSTPKGWALPTNSSKLRIGVANGTMFNLFVTISYDPNTNNYTFSGFSVEVFRAAIENLPYDLPYDLIPFTRTFDDLVEQVHLKHFDAAVGSIAITARRYQKVDFSQPHTDAAMVMIVPIQSQTHDKAMLFLKSFTTTMWVLTVLVNLYNGFVVWIIERDHSTELRGTAVNQIGTLIWLAFATLFTLNGEKLHSNLSRVATMVWLFVALVVAQSYTANLTSMLTVRHMEPTVANIETLKYNHAMVGFARKSFVKNYLVDVLKFSPIRVRNYTTPEDIAQALRSKEIAAAFLEAPWAKLFLDRYCKSFMAAGPTYKVGGYAFAFPKGSPFLSDINAALTQVIDSGTLGELEDKSITSERCVDVDSDDEDVRLSRSSFWVLFVLTGGTSSVALVTYVIRRE; from the exons GATTTCTACAGCCGCACCAATAGGAGCATCATTCTGCAACTGGAGAACTCCCATGGTGATCCCATCCAGGCTGCTCTTGCAG CCACACATCTTATCAATACACAaaatgtggaggccattttggGGCCAAGAACATGGGAAGAAGCATCGCTAGTTGCAGAGATTGGTAGCATCTCTCATGTCCCTATTCTTTCTTTCGCTGATTCTCCACCATGGGCAACAATGAAGTGGCCTTTTCTCATTCAAGCCTACCCAAGTCAACATGCTCAAATGAGGGCTGTGGCATCTATTATCCAATCCTGGGGATGGCAAAGAGTTGTTGTCATATATGAAGACAATGATTCTTCAACTAATGGACTCATTCCATATCTGCACCAATCACTACTAGAAGTAGGTGCACAAATAAGCCAATTTGTTGCAGTTCCAGCTTTTGCCTCATCTTCACTATCTCAAGAGCTTGATAAGCTTAAAAGTGGGCAATGTAGAGTCTTTGTGGTTCACACATCCCTGGCGCTGGCCATCCAGCTATTCGAGAAGGCAACCAAGACGGGGATGATGGAACAGGGCTACGTGTGGATCACCACAGATGCCATAACAAATCTTGTTCATGTCATTAATTCCACTGGCATCTCTTCGATGCAAGGAGTTCTAGGAGTCAGGAGCTACTCCTCAGAAACCAGGCCAAGTTTCCACGATTTCTCTACAagatttatgaggaaatttAGAACAGAGAACCCTGAGGAGAATAACTATGAGCCTGGGATTTTCGCGCTGCAGGCGTATGATGCCACGATGGCAGTGGCTATGGCAATGATAGAAGGCAAGGTCAAAGGCCAAAAATTGATGGACAAGATACTGCTAAGTGATTTTGATGGCTTAAGTGGTAAAGTTTCATTCAGTGGGCGAAAACTACCTCCAGCATCTTCATTTCAGATCATCAATATATTCGGAAAAGGTTACAAAGAACACGGATTCTGGACGGATAATGGCTTAGGTTTCTCTAGGACTACTGATAAGGGAGCAACTTACAATAATTCCATGGAGAATTTGGGGCACGTGTATTGGCCTGGTGAACCTAGTTCCACTCCAAAAGGATGGGCGCTACCAACAAACTCCAGTAAATTGAGAATTGGAGTGGCTAATGGAACCATGTTCAACCTCTTTGTCACGATCTCATATGATCCAAACACAAACAACTATACTTTCAGTGGATTTTCAGTAGAGGTCTTCAGAGCTGCAATCGAAAATTTGCCATATGATTTGCCTTATGATCTCATTCCCTTCACGAGAACATTCGATGATTTAGTTGAACAGGTCCATTTAAAG CACTTTGATGCAGCAGTAGGCAGTATAGCAATCACGGCCAGGCGTTACCAAAAAGTAGACTTCTCACAGCCACATACAGACGCTGCAATGGTGATGATAGTCCCCATTCAATCACAGACGCACGATAAAGCCATGTTGTTCCTGAAGTCCTTCACAACAACCATGTGGGTTCTCACTGTCTTGGTAAATCTCTATAATGGATTTGTCGTATGGATTATAGAGCGAGACCATTCCACTGAACTTAGAGGCACGGCCGTAAACCAAATAGGGACCTTAATTTGGCTGGCTTTTGCTACACTCTTCACTTTGAATG GGGAGAAACTACACAGTAACCTATCAAGGGTGGCCACAATGGTGTGGCTATTCGTGGCATTGGTGGTGGCACAAAGTTACACAGCTAATCTCACCAGCATGTTGACCGTGAGGCATATGGAACCGACGGTGGCCAATATTGAGACATTGAAGTATAACCACGCGATGGTTGGATTCGCCAGGAAGTCCTTTGTTAAGAACTATTTGGTTGACGTTCTGAAGTTTAGTCCAATTCGTGTGCGGAACTATACTACACCGGAAGACATTGCTCAAGCACTTAGGAGCAAAGAGATCGCAGCTGCTTTTCTTGAAGCTCCTTGGGCCAAACTGTTCCTTGATAGATACTGCAAGAGCTTTATGGCTGCTGGCCCAACGTACAAAGTTGGAGGATATGCATTT GCATTCCCCAAGGGCTCTCCATTTCTGTCGGACATAAATGCAGCACTGACACAGGTGATTGATAGTGGCACACTTGGTGAACTAGAGGACAAATCAATAACCTCAGAGAGGTGCGTGGATGTGGACTCAGACGACGAAGACGTCAGACTCAGCCGTAGCAGCTTTTGGGTTCTTTTTGTGTTAACAGGAGGGACTTCATCGGTTGCTCTTGTGACTTATGTAATCCGTAGGGAGTAG